A stretch of Dietzia lutea DNA encodes these proteins:
- a CDS encoding PhoH family protein, with the protein MTDTVRTYVLDTSVLLSDPWAVTRFAENRVVLPIAVIGELEAKRHHPELGYFAREALRLLEDLRLRHGRLDGDLPVTDTGGTLRVELNHTDQSVLPAGFRDTGNDSRILACALNLRAEGDDTVLVSKDVPLRVKAGSVGLPADEYHAQDVVLTGYSGVADLPATQELVDTLFSTGGVSPLAARAVGLDAATPVHCGVRVQTDSSSALARVTDDGGLRLVRGDVEVFGLRGRSAEQRIAIDCLLDESIGIVSLGGRAGTGKSALALCAGLESVLERRRHRKIVVFRPLYAVGGQELGYLPGSESEKMSPWSQAVFDTLEGLVSENVIDEVMDRDILEVLPLTHIRGRSLHDSFVIVDEAQSLERNVLLTVLSRLGTGSRVVLTHDVAQRDNLRVGRHDGIQAVVEKLKGHPLFAHITLSRSERSAIAELVTTMLEEFHPGAAAGELRRIRAA; encoded by the coding sequence GTGACCGACACCGTCCGTACCTACGTCCTCGACACCTCGGTTCTGCTGTCCGATCCGTGGGCCGTCACCCGCTTCGCCGAGAACCGGGTGGTCCTGCCCATCGCGGTGATCGGGGAGCTCGAGGCCAAGCGCCACCACCCCGAGCTGGGCTACTTCGCCCGCGAGGCACTGCGGCTGCTCGAGGACCTGCGCCTGCGCCACGGCCGCCTCGACGGCGACCTGCCCGTCACCGACACCGGCGGCACCCTGCGGGTCGAGCTCAACCACACCGACCAGTCGGTCCTGCCCGCCGGGTTCCGCGACACCGGCAACGACTCCCGGATCCTCGCCTGCGCACTCAACCTGCGGGCCGAGGGCGACGACACCGTCCTGGTCTCCAAGGACGTCCCGCTCCGCGTCAAGGCGGGCTCGGTGGGACTGCCCGCGGACGAGTACCACGCGCAGGACGTCGTCCTCACCGGCTACAGCGGCGTCGCGGACCTGCCCGCCACGCAGGAGCTCGTCGACACCCTGTTCTCGACCGGCGGCGTCTCACCGCTCGCCGCCCGCGCGGTCGGCCTCGACGCCGCGACGCCCGTGCACTGCGGGGTGCGGGTGCAGACCGACTCGTCCTCGGCGTTGGCACGCGTCACCGACGACGGCGGGCTCAGGCTGGTCCGCGGCGACGTCGAGGTCTTCGGCCTGCGGGGCCGCTCGGCCGAGCAGCGAATCGCGATCGACTGCCTGCTCGACGAGTCGATCGGCATCGTCTCGCTCGGTGGTCGCGCCGGCACCGGCAAGTCCGCCCTCGCCCTGTGCGCCGGGCTCGAATCAGTGCTCGAGCGGCGTCGACATCGCAAGATCGTCGTCTTCCGGCCCCTGTACGCCGTCGGCGGTCAGGAACTGGGCTACCTGCCGGGCAGCGAGTCGGAGAAGATGTCGCCCTGGTCGCAGGCGGTGTTCGACACCCTCGAGGGACTGGTCAGCGAGAACGTGATCGACGAGGTGATGGATCGCGACATCCTCGAGGTGCTGCCACTGACCCACATCCGTGGCCGCAGCCTCCACGACTCCTTCGTGATCGTCGACGAGGCGCAGTCGCTCGAGCGCAACGTCCTGCTCACCGTGCTGTCCCGACTGGGCACCGGATCGCGGGTCGTGCTCACCCATGACGTGGCGCAGCGCGACAACCTCCGGGTCGGTCGGCACGACGGGATCCAGGCGGTGGTGGAGAAGCTCAAGGGCCACCCGCTGTTCGCCCACATCACCCTCAGCAGGTCCGAGCGCTCGGCCATCGCCGAGCTCGTCACCACGATGCTCGAGGAGT